The nucleotide sequence ATCAGGTTGTAATAACGCGGTTTGAGAGCCGTTACGAGGGCTGTAAGCCCGAGGGCCGAGCCGCCGATGCCGAGCACGACCAGATTGTCGTATCCGAATTCTAGAAAATGCGAAGCGGCAGCCTTGACGTTCTTCAACGTGGCCTTGTCCTTGTGCAACTCCCAGAATCCGTAGACGCCGTCCTTGCGCTCCTTACGGAGGATCTTGTGAGCTGCGGCAATGCGCGGCTCTATGGCTTTCAATTCGGCGGGCGTTATGCCGTGTTCCTTGCCCACAGCGGAACTCTTGGCGCGCGAAACATCAATGCGAATATCCAGGCTCATCGATCGGTCTCCGGTTGTTGTAAAAAGAAACCCTGAAGGGCTTCGTAGATTTCGGTGCTGGGTCCCGCAATCCGGTTCATTTCAGGGAGGGATTGCAGGAAGACTCTGCCGTAGTGTTTGGTCATTATGCGACGGTCCAATACAACGATAGCCCCTCGGTCGGTTTTTCGTCGGATGAGCCGGCCGAACCCCTGCCGGAACTTCACGACCGCCTGAGGGACCGTGTACTCCATGAACGAATTGCCTCCGGCGCCGTCAATGGCCTCGGCCCGTGCCTGCAAAACAGGCTCAGTCGGTACGCGAAACGGTAGTTTTGTGAGTATAACACACTGCAACGCGGAGCCGGCAACGTCAACACCTTCCCAGAAGCTATCCGTGCCGAACAACACGCTCGAGTGCTCCTTACGGAAGCGGTCGAGCAATCGCGTGCGAGCAATGGCTCCCTGCTTAAGCGGGGTAATGCCCGCATCCTTCAACTCGAGTTCCAGATGCTTGTAGGTGTAATCGAGAGCGTAGAATGACGTAAACAACACGAAGGCATGGCCGTTCGTGATTCGCACGATGTTGCGCACGCTCTCGACCGAGGCATCGAGAAACTCCTTTGCATCGGGATTTGGCAGGTCCGTCGGTATGGCCAGAATCGCCTGCTTCTGGAAGTCGAAGGGCGAGTCGAGTGCCAAGGTTTCGACCTCGCGATCATCGACGCGATCAAGTCCAATTCTCGATTTGAGAAACTCAAAGGTATGTCCAACCGACAACGTGGCCGAAGTCATGACGACGGCGGTCAAGCTCGGAAACACCCACTCGGCCATTGGTTTTCCTACTTCAAGCGGACAACGAATGATGCGCACAATAGCCTTATTCTGCGAATCGATCTCGATCCAACGCACGGTGTTCGGAGCAAGAACTGCGTCGGTACCCTCGGCGAGGGCGGAGGCCAGTCGCCGGAGTCGATCTCCGTAGGCTTCGAGTTGGAAGCACTCCGTCATGAATGGCGAGTCGGAGCCATCCGCGGGAGCCGGAATATCTCTAATCTTGGTCAACAGAAGAGTCACGAGCTTTGCGCACGTATTGGTTTCTTCGACGGAGGGCAACACCAATTCACCGTGAATGCGCCGCAATTCGGGCATGGCAAGGACTTCTTCCGTAAGGCGCCATTTTATTTCACGGCCGATTTGGCCGCAGGAGGCTGAAGTGAATTGTCGAATCGCATCGAACGCAGCGGTCAACGCGTGCCGCGTCGCGGCAAGTGCGGGCAGGAGCTTGTTATCGATGAGGTCGAGTATGGAGACGTATTCTTCCACGCTTGGCCCGTTGACATCGCGCATAAGTTTCAATTTCAGATACGGAATCAGGCCGCGCTCCACCCCCGTCTCGGAGCGGACGAAACGGCCGATGGCTGCCAACGCGCCTAAACGCGTAGCTTCCACTCCGAAATAGTCCGTGGCCGAGTCCTCAATGTTGTGCGCCTCGTCGAAGATGATTCGGCGATAAGCAGGCAGCACGCCCGCGGAGGTGAAACTGCCGGTTTCGCGTTTAACGGCAAGGTCCGAGAAGGTCATATGGTGATTGGCGACAAGAATGTCTGCTTTAGCCATGTCCCGTCTGGCCCGGCCTACGAAGCAACGCTTCGGATCGGGACACGCGGAAAGCCGGCAGGTGTCGGACTCGGAGCAGATGCCTGCCCACAGATCCCTGGGTGGAACAAAGGGCAAATCGGCCAGGCTGCCGTCTTTCGTATGCTCCGCCCACTCGGCAACCGCTTTCAGGATCTCTTCTTCCTTCTCATCTTTAAGCAGTGTCGCTTCCGACAACGCGCGGCGCAACTTGCGAATGCACAGGTAGTTAGAGCGCCCTTTTACGAGAACGGCATTGAAAGGCAGTCCAAGCGCTTTCTGTAACGCGGGAATGTCTTTATGGACTATCTGCTCCTGGAGGTTGATTGTGCGCGTCGATATGACGACGCGTTCCTTGTTTCTCAAGGCCCAAAGAACAGCAGGAGCAAGATACGCCATGGTTTTGCCAACACCGGTCGGCGCTTCGACCACGGCAATACCCTCGTCATTAAAGGCCGCTGCCACGTGCTCCATCATGCGGATTTGCTGAGGACGAACTTCAAAGTGCGGTAACGTGCGGGCTAGGGCGCTTGCCGGGGAGAACAGCTCTGCGAGTTCTGCCGGATTCAGGCGAAACTTGGCCTCGCTGCGCAACGGTTCGACCACCACGAAGACTCGGGTCACGCTGTTGTCGACGATATAGACGCCGTGTCCATTGAAACCAAAGATGGAGGCAAGCTGTACATCGGCGTCCGAAGGAGCAACGTTTCCCGACGGGTGGTTATGGATGACCACCTCACCCTTCTTGAGTCCGTGATGTACGGCAGGAACGGCTCCTTCGGTCCCCCTGGCCCAGACCCGTACCTTGGCCACAAGGCCTTCTCCATCCAACGAACCGGCGAAGAAGACTTCGCGACCTCCCACTTCGCGGATAGCGTCTACGATTGCTTGCGCGGCGGATTCTCGAATTCGGCCCGCCGCTTCTTCTCCCAGTGCCTCTTTCTTGCGCATCGAAACGGTATCAAGGCTCGATGAAGACAGGCTTGAAGTAGCGTGGCTGATGGAAGTTGAGTTGTTCGCCTATGGGTGACCAGGTGCCCCAATGCGGATGGGAAGTCTTGTCGCCGCACTTGAAGAAGTTTGCCCGCCACGTCTGGCCAGCCGGGTCCCCGATGGGTCCTACGTAAGACTCTAATACTTTCCAGGGGACATGATATGCCAAGGTCCATTCTGTAGGTTCAGTCAGTTCTTCACTGAGCGGGCCCTTAAGAGATGAACGGATTTGGACAAGTGATCCAAGTTCTTTCGGGATCTTCGTGTATTTTACGAAGCCATCTGCCGTTCGCGTAGGATCTTCGATGTAGCAGAGCAACAGAGTGCCGATGCAGTTGATTTCGAAATTGAAATACCCTTTCCCCTCGCGCGGCTCCACAAAGAACTCCACACACGAATCGGTGCAAACGGGTCCTTGATAGTCTGTCGTTACGGCGCGCACATACCGATCGCGCACGCGAAACATAACGTAAAGGCCCGACGTATCGTAAAGCACTTTCGCTTCGGTCTCGGGACGGTGCTCCACGTTTTTGGGGTACCAGTTCTTGATGGCAATTGTGTTGGCCTTGTTCCAAGACGGTCCGTCCCATCCCTCCTCCAGGGAAGGCGATTGAGCGGCCCTCTTTATCGTGTACTCAGGGGACGATGAGTTCTTCGACACGGCAGTATCTCCGAAAGCTGTGGCTACAAGGAGCGCCGCGGCTAGTGCCGGGATTGTGTGATTTGGGATCGTGAGTCGCATTGATTGTCAGTCCCATCCGTGAACGTGAAACCAGCCTGCGCGATTCAACACGTCTTTTGAATAGTCACGATGCGCGGTGAAGAAGTCGGGGCTGCGGCCTTGGTCAAGCGCGGTGATCACGTTGCTCGGTCCACAATTGTATCCTGCCAGCGCGGCGCGAATAAGTTTAATGCCCTCAAGGCCCTTACGCCGCTTGATGAGCATGATGGAGTTCTTCAGTACACCGCAGCCGTAGAGGATGTTCTCCCGCGGATCTTGCCAATTCCCCGTGCGCGCAAATTCGTGGGCATCGTAGTCGATCTGCAGCAAGCCACGACCAAAACCCGCGCCGTCGGGCGGCAGCGGGCCGATACGATAGGGTTTCGTGTTGGACCTAGGTGTGGCATCGCCCGTACCCGCCGGGCCTTTGGGTTTGAGTAGCATACCCCATCCCGATTCGCGCGATCCCAACCCGCAAATGATTGCAGGGCGGACTCCACACACAGTTGCACCTTCTTCAATGAACGAACGGTACTTGCGCGCATCCTCCAATTGGGCCATAAGTTGTGGGTAGTCCGAGGGATAGCTCGTGTCCATGACGGTTTCCGGGTCGGGCAGCGGCGTGCCCGCCAAGAGCGACCAAGTCATCTCGCCGACAATGCCGTCGTCATCGAGTCCGTGATCGCGCTGGAAACGCTTTACGGCCATTTCTGTTTCGCGGCCGAACAAGCCATCGAGGCCAAGGCCGAAACCTTCCTGGTTCAAGAATCGCTGCAATTCGCGCACATCGTCCCTTAAGTCGGGGGACGTATGCTCGAAACCATCGTTCAGACGAAGGGTGGGGCGCTTCATAATCTGAGTATCCTTGTGAGTTAAGACGAGACTACTGTATCAAATGTGTAGCGGGATTCTAAACGCGAACCGAAAGACTCTCATCTAATAGTGCGAGTCCGTTGCACTCGATGGCGGGATGTTTGCTTTTGGCGGATGCCGGACGTACAGTGCCCTAAGTCAGAATAGAGGAGAACCTGCAATGCCCAAGCCCCCACCTATACGCCCCGAATTCGTTGGAGGAGGCGGTAGCGCGGACTTTAAGTCCGTCTTACGTTTTGTCCGCGCCGCCGCAGGAGCGGTCGTCGTTCTCTGCCTGCTCCTTTGGATCATGCGAGGTGGACCGACATACACCATCTCCGCGGGAGAAGAGGGTCTGGTTATGACCTTCGGAAAATACGCGAAGACCTCGCAACCCGGGTTCCACTTCAAACTGCCTTGGCCCATCCAGACCGTGGAGAAAGTGGACATCGGCGAGGTCAAGCGTATTGAGGTGGGATTCCGCTCGTATGAGCAAGAAGGCACAACTGCCTATAGGACGTTTAAAGATACGCCTGCAATGCTCAGCGAGGCACAAATGCTGACCGGTGATGAGAACGTGGTCGACTGTTCGATGGCCGTTCAGTTTCGGGTCAAGAACTCTCGCGACTATCTCTTCAACTTCGAACGAGGTCAAGTGGAACGCATGCTCCAGGCCATAGCGGAGGCAGCGTTGCGGCAAGCGGTGGGCGACCACTCTATCAACGACGTACTGACTACGGGCAAGCAGGAGATCATGAATGAGATCCGCGATAAGATGCAGGAACTGGCCGACACGACCGGAGCTGGTGTGAGTATTCAAGCCGTGTATTTGCAGGACGTACAACCTCCGCGAGAAGTTGCTGCTGCTTTCAGAGACGTAGCCAGCGCGCGCGAAGAACGCGAGAAACTGATCAATGAAGCGCGGGCCTATCAGAGCGGCGAAATACCACGAGCTGAAGGCGAAGCGGCGGGCATCAAACTGGAAGCAGAAGCCTATAAAGAATCCAAGGTGGCGGAAGCCAGGGGAACCGTGCAGCGATTCGTTGCCATTGCCAAGCAGTATGAGGCCGCGCCTGAGTTGACGCGTTCGCGTCTCTACTTGGAGGCCATGGAGGAACTATTGCCAAAAGTGAAGCTCACGGTTGTGGATGAAGCGACGGGTGTGGTGAATCTGAAGTCGCTAACCGGAGGAGCAGAGCCTCAAGTCCCCGAGGCGATTGAGACTTCGATGGAAGGAAACGCGCAATGAAGAACCTCTACGGCGTATTGATACTTCTGCTCCTGATTCTGGGACTCATTCTGCTCAAAATGTGCGCGTTTATCGTGGATGAGCGTGGGCAAGCCGTCGTGACTCGGCTCAGCAAACCGGTGCATGTGATCGTCGGAGAACGAACGCCCGAAGAATTCGAGAAGATCAAAGGTGAGATCATTCGGGTA is from Candidatus Hydrogenedentota bacterium and encodes:
- a CDS encoding DEAD/DEAH box helicase, which encodes MRKKEALGEEAAGRIRESAAQAIVDAIREVGGREVFFAGSLDGEGLVAKVRVWARGTEGAVPAVHHGLKKGEVVIHNHPSGNVAPSDADVQLASIFGFNGHGVYIVDNSVTRVFVVVEPLRSEAKFRLNPAELAELFSPASALARTLPHFEVRPQQIRMMEHVAAAFNDEGIAVVEAPTGVGKTMAYLAPAVLWALRNKERVVISTRTINLQEQIVHKDIPALQKALGLPFNAVLVKGRSNYLCIRKLRRALSEATLLKDEKEEEILKAVAEWAEHTKDGSLADLPFVPPRDLWAGICSESDTCRLSACPDPKRCFVGRARRDMAKADILVANHHMTFSDLAVKRETGSFTSAGVLPAYRRIIFDEAHNIEDSATDYFGVEATRLGALAAIGRFVRSETGVERGLIPYLKLKLMRDVNGPSVEEYVSILDLIDNKLLPALAATRHALTAAFDAIRQFTSASCGQIGREIKWRLTEEVLAMPELRRIHGELVLPSVEETNTCAKLVTLLLTKIRDIPAPADGSDSPFMTECFQLEAYGDRLRRLASALAEGTDAVLAPNTVRWIEIDSQNKAIVRIIRCPLEVGKPMAEWVFPSLTAVVMTSATLSVGHTFEFLKSRIGLDRVDDREVETLALDSPFDFQKQAILAIPTDLPNPDAKEFLDASVESVRNIVRITNGHAFVLFTSFYALDYTYKHLELELKDAGITPLKQGAIARTRLLDRFRKEHSSVLFGTDSFWEGVDVAGSALQCVILTKLPFRVPTEPVLQARAEAIDGAGGNSFMEYTVPQAVVKFRQGFGRLIRRKTDRGAIVVLDRRIMTKHYGRVFLQSLPEMNRIAGPSTEIYEALQGFFLQQPETDR
- a CDS encoding carbohydrate-binding family 9-like protein; this translates as MSKNSSSPEYTIKRAAQSPSLEEGWDGPSWNKANTIAIKNWYPKNVEHRPETEAKVLYDTSGLYVMFRVRDRYVRAVTTDYQGPVCTDSCVEFFVEPREGKGYFNFEINCIGTLLLCYIEDPTRTADGFVKYTKIPKELGSLVQIRSSLKGPLSEELTEPTEWTLAYHVPWKVLESYVGPIGDPAGQTWRANFFKCGDKTSHPHWGTWSPIGEQLNFHQPRYFKPVFIEP
- a CDS encoding peptidoglycan-binding protein; translation: MKRPTLRLNDGFEHTSPDLRDDVRELQRFLNQEGFGLGLDGLFGRETEMAVKRFQRDHGLDDDGIVGEMTWSLLAGTPLPDPETVMDTSYPSDYPQLMAQLEDARKYRSFIEEGATVCGVRPAIICGLGSRESGWGMLLKPKGPAGTGDATPRSNTKPYRIGPLPPDGAGFGRGLLQIDYDAHEFARTGNWQDPRENILYGCGVLKNSIMLIKRRKGLEGIKLIRAALAGYNCGPSNVITALDQGRSPDFFTAHRDYSKDVLNRAGWFHVHGWD
- the hflK gene encoding FtsH protease activity modulator HflK, with the translated sequence MPKPPPIRPEFVGGGGSADFKSVLRFVRAAAGAVVVLCLLLWIMRGGPTYTISAGEEGLVMTFGKYAKTSQPGFHFKLPWPIQTVEKVDIGEVKRIEVGFRSYEQEGTTAYRTFKDTPAMLSEAQMLTGDENVVDCSMAVQFRVKNSRDYLFNFERGQVERMLQAIAEAALRQAVGDHSINDVLTTGKQEIMNEIRDKMQELADTTGAGVSIQAVYLQDVQPPREVAAAFRDVASAREEREKLINEARAYQSGEIPRAEGEAAGIKLEAEAYKESKVAEARGTVQRFVAIAKQYEAAPELTRSRLYLEAMEELLPKVKLTVVDEATGVVNLKSLTGGAEPQVPEAIETSMEGNAQ